Proteins encoded together in one Variovorax paradoxus EPS window:
- the tagH gene encoding type VI secretion system-associated FHA domain protein TagH, whose amino-acid sequence MIHIAVITRQGAPAGQPIAADFGPNGGTIGRADTNTLVLDDPDRTVSRVHAQVLCRDGQYFVIDRGSNPMQCNGVSLGSGKEAALTDGARLVVGSFELSVKMTAAAAPPSLAIPNTIMSAPAAASAGGGGDDPFADLLAGLGSPPAPAPAASSAVKAPAPASADSLLFPDPMATGSRNAQAAQVDPFANLLGPTPSFAPAAGLGALDDFSDLGAPPAHGKASDIDDLFGGMNSGGGIGGDPLALSPLADPLLQPNTASSADPLAALQSAAPSTPTPRSDHLPIDQFGFTPPKAVTSPPPPPPPPPPSPPPAPAPVAAAPAEVLPQFDDITGQPIRISGPEVGNRPLEPLPPLPSPPPPPAQRASAPAAPRAERTASDDELLAAFLRGLASTHQPPEMLTPGLMERIGSMLRSATEGTLQLLLTRQEFKREVRAEVTMIAAQANNPLKFSPTVEVALAHLLGPGVRGFMPPEAAMRDAFNDLRAHQFGVMVGMRAALAHVITRFAPEELEKKISAKSALDAIFAANRKAKLWDQFVALYGGIASEAEDDFHNLFGKAFLEAYEEQMARLKSDGQ is encoded by the coding sequence ATGATCCATATCGCTGTCATCACCCGGCAAGGCGCTCCGGCGGGGCAGCCCATCGCCGCCGATTTCGGGCCCAACGGGGGAACCATCGGCCGGGCCGACACGAACACGCTGGTGCTCGACGATCCCGACCGCACTGTGTCGCGCGTGCATGCCCAGGTGCTGTGCCGCGATGGCCAGTACTTCGTCATCGACCGGGGCAGCAACCCGATGCAATGCAACGGTGTGTCGCTGGGGTCCGGCAAGGAGGCCGCGCTTACCGACGGCGCGCGGCTGGTGGTCGGCAGCTTCGAACTCAGCGTGAAGATGACGGCCGCGGCGGCTCCGCCGTCGCTGGCGATTCCCAACACCATCATGTCGGCGCCCGCCGCCGCATCGGCAGGTGGCGGCGGCGACGATCCGTTCGCGGATCTGCTCGCGGGGCTCGGCTCGCCGCCGGCACCCGCGCCGGCCGCGTCCAGTGCAGTCAAGGCGCCCGCTCCCGCCAGCGCCGATTCGCTGCTCTTCCCCGACCCGATGGCCACCGGCTCCCGCAATGCGCAGGCCGCGCAGGTCGATCCGTTCGCCAACCTGCTCGGGCCCACGCCGAGTTTCGCGCCGGCCGCGGGCCTCGGCGCGCTCGACGATTTCTCGGACCTCGGCGCGCCGCCCGCGCATGGCAAGGCATCGGACATCGACGATCTCTTCGGCGGCATGAACAGCGGCGGCGGCATCGGCGGCGATCCGCTCGCGCTGTCGCCGCTGGCCGATCCGCTGCTGCAGCCGAACACGGCCTCCTCCGCGGACCCGCTGGCCGCATTGCAGAGCGCGGCACCGTCCACGCCGACACCGCGCTCCGATCACTTGCCGATCGACCAGTTCGGCTTCACGCCGCCGAAGGCGGTGACGTCTCCGCCTCCACCACCACCTCCTCCGCCGCCTTCGCCACCACCTGCGCCCGCGCCGGTGGCCGCAGCGCCTGCGGAAGTGCTGCCGCAGTTCGACGACATCACGGGCCAGCCGATCCGCATCAGCGGCCCCGAGGTGGGCAACAGGCCATTGGAGCCGCTGCCTCCGCTGCCGTCGCCACCGCCGCCGCCCGCTCAACGCGCGTCCGCACCGGCCGCGCCGCGCGCCGAGCGCACGGCCTCCGACGACGAACTGCTCGCCGCCTTTCTGCGCGGCCTCGCCAGCACGCACCAGCCGCCCGAGATGCTCACGCCCGGCCTCATGGAGCGCATCGGCTCGATGCTGCGCAGCGCCACCGAGGGCACGCTGCAGTTGCTGCTCACGCGCCAGGAGTTCAAGCGCGAGGTGCGCGCCGAGGTCACGATGATCGCGGCACAGGCCAACAACCCATTGAAGTTCTCGCCCACGGTGGAAGTGGCGCTCGCGCACCTGCTCGGGCCCGGCGTGCGCGGCTTCATGCCGCCGGAGGCCGCGATGCGCGATGCCTTCAACGACCTGCGCGCCCACCAGTTCGGCGTGATGGTGGGCATGCGCGCAGCGCTCGCGCACGTCATCACGCGCTTCGCGCCTGAAGAGCTCGAGAAGAAGATCAGCGCGAAGTCGGCGCTCGACGCCATCTTCGCGGCCAACCGCAAGGCCAAGCTCTGGGACCAGTTCGTCGCGCTCTACGGCGGCATCGCGAGCGAGGCGGAAGACGATTTCCACAACCTCTTCGGCAAGGCGTTTCTCGAAGCCTACGAAGAGCAGATGGCGCGCCTGAAGTCCGACGGACAGTGA
- a CDS encoding Hcp family type VI secretion system effector — protein MAADMFLKLEGVDGESKDDSHKKEIDVLAWSWGASQSGTGHVGGGSGAGKVSVQDVSITKYVDSSSHLLLLDCCNGQHIKKGTLVVRKAGATPLEYVKLTMEDILVSSIQTGGSGGEDRLTETLTLNFSKFKYEYTPQKADGSGDGTKETGWDIAANKKV, from the coding sequence ATGGCTGCAGACATGTTTTTGAAGCTCGAAGGCGTCGACGGCGAATCCAAGGACGATTCGCACAAGAAGGAAATCGACGTTCTCGCCTGGAGCTGGGGTGCCAGCCAGTCCGGCACCGGCCACGTGGGCGGCGGCTCGGGCGCCGGCAAGGTGAGCGTGCAGGACGTTTCGATCACCAAGTACGTCGACTCTTCCTCGCACCTGCTGCTCCTGGATTGCTGCAATGGCCAGCACATCAAGAAGGGCACGCTGGTGGTGCGCAAGGCCGGCGCCACGCCGCTCGAATACGTCAAGCTCACGATGGAAGACATCCTGGTGAGCAGCATCCAGACCGGCGGCAGCGGCGGTGAAGACCGCCTGACCGAGACCCTGACGCTGAACTTCTCCAAGTTCAAGTACGAGTACACGCCCCAGAAGGCCGACGGTTCCGGCGACGGCACCAAGGAAACGGGCTGGGACATCGCAGCCAACAAGAAGGTCTGA
- a CDS encoding type VI secretion system protein, giving the protein MTALLSSPTHFFWMLLALCLLGFGLLCAMVHDAGRGARRRALLRRIETLDAPTDEAAVGALRESMAEARQALRQQAPRPARSSHDPAAPVPWFLFIGDAAADLPGLLATAQGKRLARPDSAPDDGACWRWWLTGALTAIEVQPAAVGEAAGAPRTRALWLQALLALAERRDRLPLNGVVACFSASELLQADADSLRPLAAKMRRLIDEAGDTLRLQLPMYLVITGLEHLTGYAALRGALPPEVLAQALGHRLPDPFAAPSATAGDRLDTLFDPIAAQLQSLRMALMREQHGAAARLSIHGFVEAVQGLQPALREVAEVLFESHGKGSRAPRWRGLYFTAAASDATGGAFVTDLFERFLPADQPLVRPGRPSSNTAAGAP; this is encoded by the coding sequence ATGACCGCGCTGCTCTCCTCGCCCACGCACTTCTTCTGGATGCTGCTCGCGCTGTGCCTGCTGGGCTTCGGGCTGCTGTGCGCGATGGTGCACGACGCGGGCCGCGGTGCGCGGCGGCGTGCCTTGCTGCGCCGCATCGAGACGCTCGATGCGCCCACGGACGAGGCGGCCGTCGGGGCGCTGCGGGAATCGATGGCAGAGGCGCGTCAGGCGCTGCGGCAGCAGGCGCCGCGGCCCGCACGGTCGTCGCACGACCCGGCTGCGCCGGTGCCGTGGTTCCTGTTCATCGGCGATGCGGCGGCCGACCTGCCGGGGCTGCTGGCCACCGCGCAGGGCAAGCGCCTCGCGCGGCCCGACAGCGCCCCCGACGATGGGGCCTGCTGGCGCTGGTGGCTGACCGGTGCGCTGACCGCCATCGAGGTGCAGCCCGCGGCGGTCGGCGAAGCCGCCGGCGCACCGCGCACGCGCGCCCTGTGGCTGCAGGCGCTGCTGGCGCTGGCCGAGCGGCGCGACCGCCTGCCGCTCAACGGCGTGGTCGCGTGCTTCTCCGCGAGCGAGCTGCTGCAGGCCGACGCCGACAGCCTGCGCCCCCTTGCCGCGAAGATGCGCCGGCTGATCGACGAGGCGGGCGACACCCTGCGCCTGCAGTTGCCCATGTACCTCGTCATCACCGGCCTGGAGCATCTGACGGGCTACGCCGCCCTGCGCGGCGCGCTGCCGCCCGAGGTGCTGGCGCAGGCGCTGGGCCATCGCCTGCCGGACCCGTTTGCCGCGCCCAGCGCAACCGCCGGCGATCGGCTCGATACGCTGTTCGACCCCATCGCCGCGCAACTGCAGAGCCTTCGCATGGCGTTGATGCGCGAGCAGCACGGGGCCGCGGCGCGGCTCTCGATCCATGGGTTCGTGGAAGCGGTGCAGGGATTGCAGCCCGCATTGCGCGAGGTGGCGGAGGTCTTGTTCGAGAGCCACGGCAAGGGCTCGCGCGCGCCGCGCTGGCGCGGCCTCTACTTCACTGCCGCCGCATCGGATGCAACTGGCGGGGCCTTCGTGACCGATCTGTTCGAGCGCTTCCTGCCGGCCGATCAGCCCCTGGTGCGACCAGGGCGTCCGTCGTCCAACACAGCGGCAGGTGCGCCATGA
- the tssA gene encoding type VI secretion system protein TssA yields MLTHELVEALLTPIGEASPCGDDLEYDADFTALTTSAQGKPEQQFGDTVIPAVEPEWRQVAEQSDALLRRSKDVRPAVLLLRASTRLQGITGFVAGLELLTGLLDKFWEGIHPKLDADDDNDPTMRLNALAPLGDEAMVLKDLYDAQVGVAPGVGAIRVRDIAVANNALNAIGGDATYSPAQIQGGLEALHAERPELIQAAIGVPGLVEKLQALLVERTGRADVIDLAPLRSIGRMLQKACSAAIGAPDEAVADGAEGDGTQAGGAPRAAAARGEIQSRQDALQTLDRVIRFLEQTEPGNPAPLLIDRAKKLIGVSFLEIMANLAPGALDTIENVTGKRSSE; encoded by the coding sequence ATGCTGACTCACGAACTTGTCGAAGCACTGCTCACGCCCATTGGCGAGGCATCGCCATGCGGGGACGATCTGGAGTACGACGCGGACTTCACCGCGCTCACCACGTCCGCGCAGGGCAAACCCGAACAACAGTTCGGCGACACCGTCATCCCGGCGGTGGAGCCGGAGTGGCGCCAGGTGGCCGAGCAGTCCGATGCGCTCCTGCGCCGCAGCAAGGACGTGCGCCCCGCGGTGCTGCTGCTGCGCGCATCGACGCGCCTGCAGGGCATCACCGGCTTCGTCGCCGGGCTCGAGCTGCTCACCGGCCTGCTCGACAAATTCTGGGAAGGCATACATCCAAAGCTCGATGCCGACGACGACAACGACCCGACCATGCGCCTGAACGCGCTGGCACCGCTGGGCGACGAGGCGATGGTGCTGAAGGACCTGTACGACGCGCAGGTGGGCGTGGCCCCGGGCGTGGGCGCGATCCGCGTGCGCGACATCGCGGTGGCCAACAACGCATTGAATGCAATCGGCGGCGACGCCACCTATTCGCCGGCGCAGATCCAGGGCGGCCTCGAAGCGCTGCATGCCGAACGGCCCGAACTGATCCAGGCTGCCATCGGCGTGCCCGGCCTGGTCGAGAAGCTGCAGGCGCTCTTGGTCGAGCGCACCGGCCGTGCCGACGTGATCGACCTGGCGCCGCTGCGCAGCATCGGCCGCATGCTGCAGAAGGCCTGCAGCGCGGCCATCGGCGCACCCGATGAAGCCGTGGCCGACGGCGCTGAAGGCGACGGCACCCAAGCCGGCGGCGCACCACGTGCCGCCGCCGCGCGCGGCGAAATCCAGAGCCGCCAGGACGCACTGCAGACGCTGGACCGCGTGATCCGTTTTCTCGAACAGACCGAGCCCGGCAATCCCGCGCCGCTCCTGATCGACCGCGCCAAGAAGCTCATCGGCGTGAGCTTTCTCGAAATCATGGCCAACCTCGCGCCCGGCGCGCTGGACACGATCGAGAACGTGACCGGCAAGCGTTCGTCCGAATAG
- the tssB gene encoding type VI secretion system contractile sheath small subunit, producing the protein MAKSSQKFIARNRAPRVQIEYDVELYGAEKKIQLPFVMGVLADLSGKPTDPLAPVADRKFLEIDVDNFDSRMKAMKPRAAFAVENSLTGEGELKVELTFENMEDFSPAAVAKKVGALNKLLEARTQLSNLVTYMDGKNGAEELLAKVLEDPALLQSLAATAKPEDGSKPAA; encoded by the coding sequence ATGGCCAAGAGCAGTCAGAAATTCATCGCCCGCAACCGGGCGCCACGCGTGCAGATCGAATACGACGTCGAACTCTACGGCGCCGAGAAGAAGATCCAGCTGCCCTTCGTGATGGGGGTGCTGGCCGACCTGTCGGGCAAGCCCACCGATCCGCTCGCGCCCGTGGCCGATCGCAAGTTCCTCGAGATCGACGTCGACAACTTCGACTCGCGCATGAAGGCCATGAAGCCGCGCGCCGCGTTCGCGGTGGAGAACTCGCTCACCGGCGAAGGCGAACTCAAGGTCGAACTGACCTTCGAGAACATGGAAGATTTTTCCCCCGCGGCCGTCGCCAAGAAGGTCGGTGCGCTCAACAAGCTGCTCGAAGCACGCACGCAGCTGTCCAACCTGGTGACCTACATGGACGGCAAGAACGGCGCCGAGGAACTGCTGGCCAAGGTGCTGGAAGACCCGGCCCTCCTGCAGTCGCTGGCGGCTACCGCCAAGCCCGAGGACGGCAGCAAGCCGGCCGCCTGA
- a CDS encoding DotU family type IV/VI secretion system protein has protein sequence MPRLLDCFTASLSFGLALDASIAAGRPALSHDAAQQQARRLLDAARAQALASGTPAAQVESAVFAMVAWIDEILARHPGAEAGAAPLQVQLFNSNNAHSEFFHHLSALTAQDDEVREVYWHALAHGFKGQYYFEEGDQGELGKLKDLHGRQLRLRPLALGSLAQDRITPQPYGVADPRGPNDTHRRDRALLRASAALALLLPLVYLLWLMASGPATTQTALTQRIDAHLQGYACADLSASVGKDGHTQVSGFVSLPEDLPRVAREVSAMPGVTSPRVEVGLRVWPHCEVFAILKPYQARNKEKSHGLKVEVPTAHNQQLREGDNVRVQVVAPRHDSYIWVDYYTADGSVMHLNAGQAPTTLHTGATLELGRDIPSSWLVSPPFGSVLITVLSAPMPFTETSDRPPFELASAYLLRLREALAASKNSERLIADFVFLETVSR, from the coding sequence ATGCCCCGGCTGCTCGACTGTTTCACCGCCTCACTCTCGTTCGGCCTCGCGCTGGACGCATCCATTGCGGCCGGCCGGCCCGCACTCTCGCATGACGCAGCGCAGCAACAGGCGCGCCGCCTGCTCGATGCGGCGCGCGCCCAGGCTCTCGCATCCGGCACACCAGCGGCACAGGTCGAATCCGCGGTGTTCGCGATGGTGGCGTGGATCGACGAAATCCTCGCGCGCCACCCCGGCGCGGAGGCCGGCGCCGCGCCGCTGCAGGTGCAGCTCTTCAACTCCAACAACGCGCACAGCGAGTTCTTCCATCACCTCTCGGCACTGACCGCGCAGGACGACGAGGTGCGCGAGGTCTACTGGCACGCGCTCGCGCACGGCTTCAAGGGCCAGTACTACTTCGAGGAGGGCGACCAGGGCGAGTTGGGCAAGCTCAAGGACCTGCACGGGCGCCAGCTGCGGCTGCGGCCGTTGGCGCTCGGCAGCCTCGCGCAGGACCGCATCACGCCCCAGCCCTATGGCGTGGCCGATCCGCGCGGCCCCAACGACACCCACCGGCGCGACCGCGCACTGCTGCGCGCGAGCGCCGCACTGGCCCTGCTGCTGCCCCTCGTGTACCTGCTGTGGCTGATGGCCTCCGGCCCCGCGACGACGCAGACCGCATTGACCCAGCGGATCGACGCGCACCTGCAGGGCTATGCCTGCGCCGACCTCTCGGCCTCGGTCGGCAAGGACGGCCATACGCAGGTGAGCGGCTTCGTCTCGCTGCCGGAAGATTTGCCGCGCGTGGCGCGCGAAGTGAGCGCCATGCCCGGTGTGACCTCGCCGCGCGTCGAGGTGGGCCTGCGCGTATGGCCGCACTGCGAGGTGTTCGCCATCCTGAAGCCCTACCAGGCGCGCAACAAGGAAAAGAGCCACGGGCTGAAAGTGGAAGTGCCCACGGCCCACAACCAGCAGCTGCGCGAAGGCGACAACGTGCGCGTGCAGGTGGTGGCGCCGCGGCACGACAGCTACATCTGGGTCGACTACTACACCGCCGACGGCTCGGTCATGCACCTCAATGCGGGGCAGGCGCCCACGACGCTGCACACCGGCGCTACGCTGGAGCTGGGCCGCGACATCCCCTCGAGCTGGCTCGTGAGCCCGCCGTTCGGCAGTGTCCTGATCACGGTGCTCTCGGCGCCGATGCCATTCACCGAGACCTCGGACCGCCCGCCCTTCGAGCTGGCCTCGGCCTACCTGCTGCGGCTGCGCGAAGCGCTCGCGGCCAGCAAGAACAGCGAGCGCCTCATCGCCGATTTCGTGTTCCTCGAAACGGTCTCGCGATGA
- a CDS encoding TIGR02270 family protein, translating into MATQRPPVPVVVLQHCEDGAVLANTRAGLVEAPQVKLHQLGRLDERLAAHLDGLFVAGEFGMHASEHAMARAGTGESFVAAALAIAHRDMERIDRLLAAAEAADALRTGVVLAFCWADAAQLRGLVAQLLDSPSSFRRQIGLTLCPAHLVDPGVVLERAIGAVEAPLRAQAYQAAGACGRTGLLADCLAGLGDADMACRFQAAQSSVRLGDRGAAVEALSALTQEEGPYRAPAFDLLFRLATFAQAAPFLKALLDSPDDLRMAIRGAGTLGDPQSVPWLIEQMGSPQLGRLAGESFSMITGLDLAALDLERKPPGDVAAGPDDDPENDDVAMDEDEGLPWPEPERIRTWWSGNAQDFSPGTRFFMGAPPSWSHCMQVLRSGFQRQRIAAAEHLCLLVPGTLLFPTNAPAWRQSQWLAQMVDA; encoded by the coding sequence ATGGCAACGCAACGCCCTCCGGTGCCCGTGGTGGTTCTGCAGCATTGCGAAGACGGCGCGGTGCTGGCGAACACCCGGGCCGGGCTGGTCGAGGCGCCTCAGGTGAAGCTGCATCAGCTCGGCCGGCTCGACGAACGGCTGGCGGCGCATCTGGACGGGCTTTTCGTGGCCGGAGAGTTCGGCATGCACGCGAGCGAGCACGCGATGGCGCGGGCGGGCACCGGAGAGTCCTTTGTGGCCGCGGCGCTCGCGATTGCGCATCGGGACATGGAAAGAATCGATCGCCTGCTGGCGGCAGCCGAGGCCGCGGACGCGCTGCGGACAGGAGTCGTCCTCGCATTCTGCTGGGCCGATGCAGCGCAGCTTCGAGGCCTGGTGGCGCAACTGCTGGATTCGCCCAGTTCGTTCCGTCGCCAGATCGGGTTGACCCTGTGCCCCGCCCATCTTGTGGACCCCGGCGTGGTGTTGGAGCGCGCGATCGGGGCCGTGGAAGCGCCGTTGCGTGCCCAGGCCTACCAAGCGGCCGGCGCCTGCGGCCGCACCGGACTGCTGGCGGATTGCCTGGCAGGCCTCGGCGACGCGGACATGGCTTGCCGTTTTCAGGCCGCGCAGTCGTCGGTACGGCTCGGCGACCGGGGAGCCGCCGTCGAAGCGTTGAGCGCCTTGACGCAGGAAGAGGGGCCGTATCGCGCACCGGCGTTCGATCTGCTGTTCAGGCTTGCGACGTTCGCGCAGGCTGCGCCATTTCTCAAGGCGCTGCTGGACAGTCCCGATGACCTGCGCATGGCGATCCGCGGGGCGGGCACCCTGGGCGACCCGCAGTCCGTTCCCTGGCTGATCGAGCAGATGGGCAGTCCGCAACTCGGACGGCTGGCCGGAGAGTCGTTCAGCATGATCACCGGACTCGATCTGGCGGCCCTTGACCTGGAGCGCAAGCCGCCCGGTGATGTTGCAGCAGGTCCCGACGATGACCCCGAAAACGACGACGTCGCCATGGACGAGGACGAAGGCCTGCCGTGGCCAGAGCCGGAGCGCATCCGGACATGGTGGTCGGGGAATGCGCAGGACTTCTCGCCCGGAACGCGCTTCTTCATGGGCGCGCCGCCCTCCTGGAGCCATTGCATGCAGGTGCTGCGAAGCGGCTTTCAACGTCAGCGCATCGCCGCGGCCGAACACCTGTGCCTGCTCGTCCCCGGCACCCTGCTCTTTCCCACGAACGCTCCCGCATGGCGGCAGTCGCAATGGCTCGCGCAGATGGTGGATGCCTGA
- the tssC gene encoding type VI secretion system contractile sheath large subunit has protein sequence MAEALEQSALKDVAYAGSDFSSLLQKEFKPRSDEAKSAVEAAVLTLAQQALSNSTVIGKDVTKSIQAMIAAIDAKLTEQVNKIIHHPDYQKLESAWRGLHYMVNNTETDEHLKIRVMDISKTDLAKSLKKFKGAAWDQSPMFKKIYEQEYGQFGGEPFGALVGDYHFDQSPPDIELLGEMSKIAASAHAPFITGASPNLMQMESWQELANPRDLTKIFLTPEYAGWRSLRDSDDAKYLGLCMPRFLARTPYGANTNPVEEFDFEEDTAGADHSKYAWANAAYAMATNINRSYKLYGWGSRIRGIESGGAVENLPLHTFPSDDGGVDQKCPTEIAISDRREAELSKAGLLSLIHRKNSDFAAFIGAQSLHKPAEYDDPDATANANLAARLPYLFACNRFAHYLKCIVRDKVGSFKERDDMQRWLNKWIMNYVDGDPVNSSEETKARKPLAAAEVVVEEVEGNPGYYTSKFFLRPHYQLEGLTVSLRLVSKLPSAKGGK, from the coding sequence ATGGCCGAAGCACTCGAGCAGAGCGCACTCAAGGACGTTGCCTATGCGGGCAGCGACTTTTCGTCGCTCCTTCAAAAGGAATTCAAGCCGCGCAGCGACGAAGCCAAGAGCGCCGTCGAAGCCGCCGTGCTCACGCTCGCGCAGCAGGCGCTGAGCAACAGCACCGTCATCGGCAAGGATGTGACCAAGTCGATCCAGGCCATGATCGCCGCGATCGACGCGAAGCTCACCGAGCAGGTCAACAAGATCATTCACCACCCCGACTACCAGAAGCTCGAGAGTGCGTGGCGCGGCCTGCACTACATGGTGAACAACACCGAGACCGACGAGCACCTGAAGATCCGGGTGATGGACATCTCGAAGACGGACCTCGCCAAGAGCCTGAAGAAGTTCAAGGGCGCGGCGTGGGACCAGAGCCCGATGTTCAAGAAGATCTACGAACAGGAATACGGTCAGTTCGGCGGCGAGCCCTTCGGCGCGCTGGTGGGCGACTACCACTTCGACCAGAGCCCGCCCGACATCGAGCTGCTCGGCGAGATGTCCAAGATCGCGGCCTCGGCGCATGCGCCCTTCATCACCGGCGCGAGCCCCAACCTGATGCAGATGGAGTCATGGCAGGAGCTCGCGAACCCGCGCGACCTGACCAAGATCTTCCTCACGCCCGAGTACGCCGGCTGGCGGTCGCTGCGGGATTCAGACGACGCCAAGTACCTGGGCCTGTGCATGCCGCGCTTTCTTGCGCGCACGCCCTACGGCGCCAACACCAACCCGGTGGAGGAGTTCGACTTCGAGGAAGACACCGCCGGCGCCGACCACAGCAAGTACGCCTGGGCCAACGCCGCGTATGCGATGGCGACCAACATCAACCGCTCGTACAAGCTCTACGGCTGGGGTTCGCGCATCCGCGGCATCGAGTCGGGCGGCGCGGTGGAAAACCTGCCGCTGCACACCTTCCCGAGCGACGACGGCGGCGTGGACCAGAAGTGCCCGACCGAAATCGCCATCAGCGACCGGCGCGAAGCCGAGCTCTCCAAGGCCGGCCTGCTCTCGCTGATTCACCGCAAGAACTCCGACTTCGCGGCCTTCATCGGTGCGCAATCGCTGCACAAGCCGGCCGAGTACGACGACCCGGACGCGACGGCCAACGCCAACCTCGCGGCGCGCCTGCCCTACCTCTTTGCCTGCAACCGCTTTGCGCACTACCTGAAGTGCATCGTGCGCGACAAGGTCGGCAGCTTCAAGGAGCGCGACGACATGCAGCGCTGGCTCAACAAATGGATCATGAATTACGTGGACGGCGATCCCGTCAACTCGTCCGAGGAGACCAAGGCCCGCAAGCCCCTGGCCGCGGCCGAGGTGGTGGTGGAAGAGGTCGAGGGCAACCCCGGCTACTACACCTCCAAGTTCTTCCTGCGCCCGCACTACCAGCTCGAAGGCCTCACGGTGTCGCTGCGGCTGGTGTCCAAGCTGCCCTCGGCCAAGGGCGGCAAGTAA
- the tssJ gene encoding type VI secretion system lipoprotein TssJ — MRTLGTHHSSYEGFFAAVTRRRVAGLGLAIAGLAGLTLAGCASKPVVTPVSITLVAGADANPDARGRASPLTVRVYALKSPGPFEGADFFSLFEKDQATLGAELVQREEMLLRPGETKKLDLTLPADAKSIAVMAAFRDLDRARWREVVPVTTGKPQTLTVNFGARQIRVDAK; from the coding sequence ATGCGCACGCTGGGTACACACCATTCGTCCTATGAAGGCTTCTTCGCTGCGGTAACGCGGCGCCGTGTGGCGGGTCTCGGGCTCGCAATTGCGGGTCTGGCAGGGCTTACCCTCGCCGGCTGCGCGAGCAAACCGGTGGTCACGCCGGTGAGCATCACGCTCGTGGCCGGCGCCGATGCCAACCCCGATGCGCGCGGCCGCGCATCGCCGCTCACGGTGCGCGTGTATGCGCTCAAGTCGCCCGGTCCCTTCGAGGGCGCGGACTTCTTCTCGCTGTTCGAGAAGGACCAGGCCACGCTCGGCGCCGAGCTCGTGCAGCGCGAAGAAATGCTGCTGCGCCCCGGCGAAACCAAGAAGCTCGACCTCACGCTGCCGGCCGATGCCAAGTCCATCGCGGTGATGGCGGCCTTCCGCGACCTCGACCGCGCGCGCTGGCGCGAAGTGGTGCCGGTGACCACGGGCAAGCCGCAGACGCTCACGGTCAACTTCGGCGCGCGCCAGATCCGTGTAGACGCCAAGTAA
- a CDS encoding PP2C family protein-serine/threonine phosphatase: protein MEIEIVTLSRQGGRTYNEDVHGHWHDERYVACLVADGAGGHGGGDVAAATARSSVLGGFSAAPGLDEITLRTLVEQANRDVVARQAEGGKLAGMRSTVVFAAIDLENQALAWVHSGDSRAYLFRGGAIVARTTDHSLVQQMVAGGMLDEEGARLHPQRNMLLSALGSIEEAPDIAVSDRMRLMPGDVLLLCSDGVWEPLGDECLVDTLHASRTPSQWTEQLDTQIKARAKPGHDNYTALTLWVMPDENDDDATRLMPEPMPQARDDQNP, encoded by the coding sequence TTGGAAATCGAAATCGTCACGTTGTCCCGACAGGGCGGCCGCACCTACAACGAGGACGTCCATGGCCACTGGCATGACGAGCGCTATGTCGCCTGCCTGGTGGCCGACGGCGCGGGCGGTCATGGCGGCGGCGATGTGGCGGCAGCCACGGCGCGCAGCAGCGTGCTGGGCGGCTTCTCGGCGGCGCCGGGGCTGGACGAGATCACGCTGCGCACGCTGGTCGAGCAGGCCAACCGCGACGTGGTGGCGCGCCAGGCCGAAGGTGGCAAGCTCGCGGGCATGCGCTCCACCGTCGTCTTCGCGGCGATCGATCTCGAGAACCAGGCGCTCGCCTGGGTGCACAGCGGCGACAGCCGCGCCTACCTTTTTCGCGGCGGCGCCATCGTGGCGCGCACCACCGATCACAGCCTGGTGCAGCAGATGGTCGCCGGCGGCATGCTCGACGAGGAGGGCGCGCGCCTGCATCCGCAGCGCAACATGCTGCTCTCGGCACTGGGTTCGATCGAGGAGGCGCCAGACATCGCGGTGTCCGACCGCATGCGCCTCATGCCGGGCGATGTGCTGCTGTTGTGCAGCGATGGCGTGTGGGAGCCGCTGGGCGACGAGTGCCTGGTCGATACGCTGCATGCTTCGCGCACGCCCAGTCAGTGGACCGAGCAGCTCGACACGCAGATCAAGGCGCGCGCCAAGCCGGGCCACGACAACTACACCGCGCTCACGCTGTGGGTGATGCCCGACGAGAACGACGATGACGCCACGCGGTTGATGCCCGAGCCGATGCCGCAGGCAAGGGACGATCAGAACCCATAG